A DNA window from Kitasatospora atroaurantiaca contains the following coding sequences:
- the lanM gene encoding type 2 lanthipeptide synthetase LanM — protein MSLDLQTWLRPLDGLPGAEAGVDGAADGAQTLLPGVPRGDERLRAVVAAAAPFTDRAAARSDDEGALFAPDPGEDRRTLSATVDTWLRRAAGDQAGAGVLLDHLAETGRPLGDGLRRVSLRHPARLPAWAQALAAFLRTLPATAGPETLAPGALTGSFRRAVAALLPSGPGGILGVPVTDGARADLARTLTARLTEACNLSFCHELQATTGRPRANDWDAQGGLDASQEGWLARLERLPALAYLVGIAALQWQRITTELFARLAADRALLVERMWGGADPGALAEVHGDAGDRHAGGRSVALLRFEGGQGVVYKPKDMRHGTAYMDLVRRLNAAGLPLDLPVRTVLVRSDRGDDGHAASLATDCETEYGWEELVPHTPAADRGGFARFYRRLGMTIRLVQLLEGRDLWADNLLADGEYPVLTDLECLLYPRVQAPPVLSAGQHRLLDDLEATVVRTAMAFQAWTPAKDQAALDIGCLSRVGSLEVAPGVPALPLPPYRPVHDGQPADPWEYTAEVVAGYREMQAVLYGLREELASPDGPLAAFRGIWVRYIWRHTWDGYKIIRASTSPLALDDGATRETVIAGALLGAVTARAGDPSRGDLLEVVLAELDSYRTLDIPFFRSLTTSSSVFAFDGREIPGHFQSSGWQRLQARVAELADFDLDAQVAVLTGCIDAARAGSEQPAPAAPRSRRALAPQPGELLDHAVAIGDRILADRRRSSSGGGWLGQSWYPGTGLRQVEVLGLDLVSGTPGIALLLAELWAATGEPRFRQAARQALSAAAALIDPTAPRAFAFASDSRLASGTPVPGGFAGPGALIHALARGGLLLGEPAFVAQAQALVPGAIAVAGPAQSRPGRPARQPQPDTPLGTAGLLLNLLRLRRVAGPGDPATDEGVRSLAAAALEHLSVDGEPTGESFLDLVPAGRDGIAAALARTVAEAPGLLADAAAARDLLYGHRFTTGTRSGRLACLDSAVSLGAGAVNPADLGELAPPVGESQILGLSTRALVATAGEALTAAEAGLLHTLPEGVPALVPGPFFDGREAAGLLAGELLRRHAAAGRWYPDRAADDRVNLGALDGVSAIGLLLLRLLDPAAAPLATLR, from the coding sequence ATGTCGCTCGACCTGCAGACCTGGCTCCGCCCCCTCGACGGTCTGCCCGGCGCCGAAGCCGGGGTGGACGGCGCCGCCGACGGCGCACAGACGCTGCTGCCCGGCGTGCCCCGGGGCGACGAGCGGCTGCGTGCGGTGGTGGCCGCTGCGGCCCCGTTCACCGACCGGGCGGCTGCGCGGTCCGATGACGAGGGCGCGCTGTTCGCCCCCGATCCCGGCGAGGACCGGCGCACCCTCAGCGCCACCGTCGACACCTGGCTGCGCCGCGCCGCCGGGGACCAGGCCGGCGCCGGAGTGCTCCTCGACCACCTGGCCGAGACCGGCCGCCCGCTGGGGGACGGGCTGCGCCGGGTGTCCCTGCGCCACCCGGCCCGGCTGCCCGCCTGGGCGCAGGCCCTGGCCGCCTTCCTGCGCACCCTGCCAGCCACCGCGGGCCCGGAGACCCTCGCCCCCGGCGCGCTGACCGGCTCCTTCCGCCGGGCCGTCGCCGCCCTGCTGCCGAGCGGTCCGGGCGGCATCCTGGGAGTCCCGGTGACGGACGGCGCCCGGGCGGACCTGGCGCGGACCCTGACGGCGCGGCTGACCGAGGCCTGCAACCTGTCGTTCTGCCACGAGCTCCAGGCCACCACCGGCCGCCCGCGCGCCAACGACTGGGACGCCCAGGGCGGCCTGGACGCCTCCCAGGAGGGCTGGCTGGCCCGGCTGGAGCGGCTGCCCGCACTCGCGTACCTGGTCGGCATCGCGGCCCTGCAGTGGCAGCGCATCACCACCGAACTGTTCGCCCGCCTGGCCGCCGACCGGGCCCTGCTGGTCGAACGGATGTGGGGCGGCGCCGACCCGGGCGCGCTGGCCGAGGTGCACGGGGACGCGGGGGACCGGCACGCGGGCGGCCGCTCGGTCGCGCTGCTGCGCTTCGAGGGCGGTCAGGGCGTGGTCTACAAGCCCAAGGACATGCGCCACGGCACGGCGTACATGGACCTCGTCCGCCGCCTCAACGCGGCCGGCCTGCCGCTCGACCTGCCCGTCCGCACCGTCCTGGTGCGCAGCGACCGGGGCGACGACGGCCATGCCGCCTCGCTGGCCACCGACTGCGAGACCGAGTACGGCTGGGAGGAGCTCGTCCCGCACACGCCGGCCGCCGACCGGGGTGGCTTCGCGCGCTTCTACCGGCGGCTCGGCATGACGATCCGGCTGGTCCAGCTGCTGGAGGGCCGCGACCTGTGGGCCGACAACCTGCTGGCCGACGGCGAGTACCCGGTGCTCACCGACCTGGAGTGCCTGCTCTACCCGCGCGTCCAGGCGCCGCCCGTCCTGTCGGCCGGCCAGCACCGGCTGCTGGACGACCTGGAGGCGACGGTGGTCCGGACGGCCATGGCCTTCCAGGCCTGGACCCCGGCCAAGGACCAGGCCGCCTTGGACATCGGCTGCCTCTCCCGGGTCGGGAGCCTGGAGGTCGCCCCCGGCGTCCCCGCCCTGCCGCTGCCCCCGTACCGCCCCGTCCACGACGGGCAGCCGGCCGACCCCTGGGAGTACACCGCCGAGGTGGTCGCCGGGTACCGCGAGATGCAGGCCGTGCTGTACGGGCTGCGCGAGGAACTCGCCTCCCCTGACGGGCCGTTGGCCGCCTTTCGGGGTATCTGGGTGCGGTACATCTGGCGGCACACCTGGGACGGGTACAAGATCATCAGGGCCTCCACCAGCCCGCTCGCCCTGGACGACGGCGCCACCCGCGAGACCGTGATCGCCGGAGCGCTGCTCGGCGCCGTCACAGCCCGCGCCGGGGACCCGAGCCGGGGCGACCTGCTGGAGGTGGTGCTCGCCGAACTCGACTCCTACCGCACCCTCGACATCCCGTTCTTCCGCTCGCTCACCACCTCCTCCTCGGTGTTCGCCTTCGACGGCCGGGAGATCCCCGGGCACTTCCAGAGCAGCGGCTGGCAGCGGCTCCAGGCCCGGGTCGCCGAGCTGGCCGACTTCGACCTGGACGCCCAGGTCGCCGTCCTCACCGGCTGCATCGACGCCGCCAGGGCAGGAAGCGAACAGCCCGCCCCCGCTGCGCCGCGCTCGCGCCGCGCGCTCGCGCCGCAGCCCGGCGAACTGCTCGACCACGCCGTGGCGATCGGCGACCGCATCCTGGCCGACCGGCGCCGCAGCTCCTCGGGCGGCGGCTGGCTGGGCCAGAGCTGGTACCCGGGCACCGGGCTGCGACAGGTCGAGGTGCTCGGCCTCGACCTGGTCTCCGGCACCCCGGGCATCGCCCTGCTGCTCGCCGAACTCTGGGCCGCCACCGGCGAACCGCGCTTCCGGCAGGCCGCCCGCCAGGCCCTCAGCGCGGCCGCCGCCCTGATCGACCCGACCGCCCCGCGCGCCTTCGCCTTCGCCTCCGACAGCCGGCTCGCCTCGGGCACACCCGTCCCCGGCGGCTTCGCCGGGCCGGGCGCACTGATCCACGCACTGGCCCGGGGCGGCCTGCTGCTCGGCGAGCCCGCCTTCGTCGCCCAGGCCCAGGCGCTGGTGCCCGGCGCGATCGCGGTCGCAGGGCCCGCCCAGAGCCGCCCCGGCCGCCCGGCCAGGCAGCCGCAGCCCGACACCCCGCTCGGCACCGCCGGCCTGCTGCTCAACCTGCTCCGGCTGCGCCGCGTGGCCGGCCCGGGCGACCCGGCCACGGACGAGGGCGTCCGCAGTCTGGCGGCGGCAGCGCTCGAGCACCTCTCCGTGGACGGGGAACCCACAGGCGAGTCCTTCCTCGACCTCGTCCCCGCCGGGCGGGACGGGATCGCCGCCGCGCTCGCCCGTACCGTCGCCGAGGCGCCCGGACTGCTCGCCGATGCGGCCGCCGCCCGCGACCTGCTGTACGGCCACCGCTTCACCACCGGTACCCGCAGCGGCCGGCTGGCCTGCCTGGACAGCGCGGTCTCGCTCGGCGCCGGTGCGGTCAACCCCGCCGACCTGGGCGAACTCGCCCCGCCCGTGGGCGAGTCGCAGATCCTCGGCCTCTCCACCCGCGCGCTGGTCGCCACCGCAGGGGAGGCGCTGACCGCCGCCGAGGCGGGCCTGCTGCACACCCTGCCGGAGGGCGTCCCGGCGCTGGTCCCCGGTCCGTTCTTCGACGGGCGCGAGGCCGCCGGACTGCTGGCCGGCGAGCTGCTGCGCCGCCACGCGGCCGCCGGCCGCTGGTACCCGGACCGGGCCGCCGACGACCGGGTCAACCTCGGTGCGCTGGACGGTGTCTCGGCGATCGGCCTGCTCCTGCTGCGCCTGCTCGACCCGGCCGCCGCCCCGCTGGCCACCCTGCGCTGA
- a CDS encoding TOMM precursor leader peptide-binding protein, whose amino-acid sequence MTEPRPMPAIGFKRHYTPYVVDGEAVYLVSERGVSVVDGKLAQSLAPLLDGTRTVEQIGAALDGSVPADRVGGAVAQLVSGGWVAPADPATDRPGAAFFEMAGLDGDAAVAALRTARVRVEVYGRLDPEPFLEALRSVGAAVVEEDADFTVALTEDYLHPGLAARNAAAQQDGKPWLIARPVGSIVWVGPVFVPGESEEATGCWECLAHRLSANRQSLTYLQHRLGQDEPLSTAGAHLPPTLAAGAQLAALEAAKWIAGARPAEPVVLTFDTVLLEAERHRLVRRPQCPTCGDAGLMAERQLAPVRFEARPKVFTADGGHRSASPEDMLEKYRPQLSPVTGVVTSLVPAARTPDGLRVYVSGQNLSRQNGDLRQLRTGLRSVSCGKGRTDTQARASALGEAMERYSGVFQGDEARRTASYRELGEQAVHPARSLLYSDRQYEERERWNARRSMFNTVPERFREDERIEWSPAWSLTAQATRWLPTMSLYYGYRHRNGFFAAGDSNGCAAGTSLEDAALQGFLELVERDAVALWWYNRVQRPAVDLDAFGDPYIDRLREVYRGLRREVWALDLTTDFGIPVVGAFSRRLDKPAEDVLIAFGAHLDPHIALTRALTEMNQFLGPVAGGPDGTVNYAGADPEQKAWWTTATVANQPYLLPDRTAPVGPGRWSPLAGDDLGADLTLVQRLVEERGMELLVLDQTRPDVGLPVAKVIVPGMRHFWARFAPGRLYDVPLELGWLDARTPEEDLNPIPIFI is encoded by the coding sequence GTGACCGAGCCCCGCCCGATGCCCGCCATCGGCTTCAAGCGCCACTACACCCCGTACGTCGTCGACGGCGAGGCCGTCTACCTGGTCTCCGAGCGCGGCGTCTCCGTGGTCGACGGCAAGCTGGCCCAGTCCCTGGCGCCGCTGCTCGACGGCACCCGGACGGTCGAGCAGATCGGGGCCGCACTCGACGGCTCCGTACCCGCCGACCGGGTCGGCGGCGCGGTCGCCCAGCTGGTCTCGGGCGGCTGGGTGGCCCCGGCCGACCCTGCCACCGACCGGCCGGGGGCCGCCTTCTTCGAGATGGCCGGCCTGGACGGCGACGCGGCCGTCGCCGCGCTTCGCACCGCACGGGTACGCGTCGAGGTGTACGGACGGCTCGACCCCGAGCCGTTCCTCGAGGCCCTGCGGTCCGTCGGCGCCGCGGTGGTCGAGGAGGACGCCGACTTCACCGTCGCCCTGACCGAGGACTACCTGCACCCAGGTCTGGCCGCCCGCAACGCCGCCGCGCAGCAGGACGGGAAGCCCTGGCTGATCGCCCGGCCGGTCGGCTCGATCGTCTGGGTGGGGCCGGTCTTCGTCCCCGGCGAGAGCGAGGAGGCGACCGGCTGCTGGGAGTGCCTGGCCCACCGGCTCTCCGCCAACCGCCAGTCCCTGACCTACCTCCAGCATCGCCTGGGCCAGGACGAACCGCTCTCCACCGCGGGTGCCCACCTGCCCCCGACCCTGGCCGCCGGCGCCCAGCTCGCGGCGCTCGAAGCCGCCAAGTGGATCGCCGGCGCCCGCCCGGCCGAACCCGTCGTGCTGACCTTCGACACCGTCCTGCTGGAGGCCGAACGCCACCGCCTGGTCCGCCGGCCGCAGTGCCCGACCTGCGGTGACGCAGGGCTGATGGCGGAACGTCAGCTCGCGCCGGTCCGCTTCGAGGCCCGGCCCAAGGTCTTCACGGCCGACGGCGGTCACCGCTCCGCCTCCCCGGAGGACATGCTGGAGAAGTACCGCCCGCAGCTCAGCCCCGTCACCGGCGTCGTCACCTCCCTCGTCCCCGCCGCGCGTACCCCGGACGGCCTGCGGGTGTACGTCTCCGGCCAGAACCTCTCCCGCCAGAACGGCGACCTGCGCCAGCTGCGCACCGGCCTGCGCAGCGTCAGCTGCGGCAAGGGACGCACCGACACCCAGGCCAGGGCCAGCGCACTCGGCGAGGCGATGGAGCGCTACTCCGGCGTCTTCCAGGGTGACGAGGCCCGCCGCACCGCGAGCTACCGCGAGCTCGGCGAGCAGGCGGTCCACCCCGCCCGCTCCCTGCTCTACAGCGACCGCCAGTACGAGGAACGGGAACGCTGGAACGCCCGTCGCTCGATGTTCAACACCGTGCCCGAGCGCTTCCGGGAGGACGAGCGGATCGAGTGGTCGCCCGCCTGGTCGCTGACGGCGCAGGCCACCCGCTGGCTCCCCACCATGTCCCTCTACTACGGCTACCGGCACCGCAACGGCTTCTTCGCGGCGGGCGACTCCAACGGCTGCGCAGCGGGAACCTCGCTGGAGGACGCCGCCCTGCAGGGCTTCCTGGAACTGGTCGAGCGGGACGCCGTCGCGCTCTGGTGGTACAACCGGGTGCAGCGACCGGCCGTCGACCTGGACGCCTTCGGCGACCCGTACATCGACCGGCTGCGCGAGGTCTACCGGGGGCTGCGCCGGGAGGTGTGGGCGCTCGACCTCACCACGGACTTCGGCATCCCGGTGGTCGGGGCGTTCTCCCGGCGGCTCGACAAGCCGGCCGAGGACGTGCTGATCGCCTTCGGTGCCCACCTGGACCCGCACATCGCGCTGACCCGGGCGCTGACCGAGATGAACCAGTTCCTCGGCCCGGTGGCGGGCGGCCCCGACGGCACGGTGAACTACGCCGGCGCCGACCCCGAGCAGAAGGCCTGGTGGACCACGGCCACCGTCGCCAACCAGCCCTACCTGCTGCCCGACCGGACCGCCCCCGTGGGGCCCGGCCGCTGGAGTCCGCTGGCCGGTGACGACCTCGGTGCCGACCTGACGCTGGTCCAACGGCTGGTCGAGGAGCGCGGCATGGAGCTGCTCGTCCTCGACCAGACCCGACCGGACGTCGGCCTCCCGGTCGCCAAGGTGATCGTCCCGGGCATGCGCCACTTCTGGGCCCGCTTCGCGCCCGGCCGCCTGTACGACGTCCCGCTGGAGCTCGGCTGGCTGGACGCCCGTACACCCGAGGAGGACCTCAACCCGATCCCGATCTTCATCTGA
- a CDS encoding SagB/ThcOx family dehydrogenase, whose protein sequence is MTVTEQLPPTFTAGGGPLRRLLRLRPEVVLTAQGEDLELAHPWGRQRVHALGAAAVGRLLRLAGEDVDIDEVAAGDGRVLRLLERFPYLVTTTLADPIGLPLATAVPIARSATLPGLALPGSRVVLSRFAYLRRLPEDHAGACVLESPMAPFRLTLHQPSAGAFVAAVTAPRPVAEAAAAAGLGAAEGEALAGLLAGTGLLESEEPDGGVALDPPLWDFHDLLFHARSRAGRHDYPSGGLFAHQQLPQLPAVPGTGAREEGPGIDLPVPDWDEVVGRDPALSEVLEGRRSVRSYAAAPVTLEQLGELLYRAARVRRVIPGDPDSPTAYDIVDRPYPAGGATGELEVYLSVVKCTGLVPGVYRYDAGAHRLRPRAWSGPADEAAFRELLTAAWRATACTVDPQVLITVTSRFGRLSWKYSQIAYALTLKHVGVLYQTLYLVATAMGLAPCGLGSGDTDAAARALGLDWTTESSVGEFLIGSRPADVPTVATGFADVVGELRGVSR, encoded by the coding sequence ATGACCGTGACCGAACAGCTGCCCCCGACCTTCACGGCCGGGGGCGGCCCCCTCCGGCGGCTGCTCCGGCTGCGGCCCGAGGTCGTCCTCACCGCCCAGGGCGAGGACCTGGAACTCGCCCACCCTTGGGGCCGCCAGCGGGTGCACGCCCTCGGCGCCGCCGCCGTCGGGCGGCTGCTCCGCCTGGCCGGGGAGGACGTCGACATCGACGAGGTGGCCGCCGGGGACGGCCGGGTGCTGCGGCTGCTGGAGCGCTTCCCGTACCTGGTCACCACCACCCTGGCCGACCCGATCGGGCTGCCGCTGGCGACGGCCGTCCCGATCGCCCGCTCGGCGACGCTGCCGGGCCTTGCCCTTCCCGGCTCCCGGGTCGTGCTCTCCCGCTTCGCCTACCTGCGCCGGCTGCCCGAGGACCACGCGGGCGCCTGCGTGCTGGAGTCGCCGATGGCGCCGTTCCGGCTGACGCTGCACCAGCCCTCGGCCGGCGCCTTCGTCGCGGCCGTCACCGCGCCCAGGCCGGTCGCCGAGGCGGCGGCCGCGGCCGGGCTCGGTGCGGCGGAGGGCGAGGCGCTGGCCGGACTGCTGGCCGGTACGGGCCTGTTGGAGTCGGAGGAGCCGGACGGCGGCGTCGCGCTGGACCCGCCGCTCTGGGACTTCCACGACCTGCTCTTCCACGCCCGCAGCCGGGCCGGCCGCCACGACTACCCGAGCGGCGGCCTCTTCGCCCACCAGCAGCTGCCCCAACTCCCCGCCGTGCCGGGAACGGGCGCGCGCGAGGAAGGGCCCGGCATCGACCTGCCGGTGCCCGACTGGGACGAGGTGGTGGGGCGGGACCCGGCGCTCAGCGAGGTGCTGGAGGGCCGCCGCTCGGTCCGCAGTTACGCCGCCGCGCCGGTGACGCTGGAGCAGCTGGGGGAGCTGCTCTACCGCGCCGCGCGTGTCCGCCGGGTGATCCCGGGCGATCCGGACTCGCCGACCGCGTACGACATCGTGGACCGCCCCTACCCGGCCGGCGGCGCCACCGGCGAACTGGAGGTGTACCTCTCGGTGGTGAAGTGCACCGGCCTGGTGCCCGGGGTCTACCGCTACGACGCGGGCGCCCACCGGCTGCGGCCGCGCGCCTGGAGCGGCCCGGCGGACGAGGCGGCGTTCCGCGAACTGCTCACCGCGGCCTGGCGGGCGACGGCCTGCACCGTCGACCCGCAGGTGCTGATCACGGTGACCTCACGGTTCGGACGGCTGTCGTGGAAGTACAGCCAGATCGCGTACGCGCTGACGCTCAAGCACGTGGGTGTGCTGTACCAGACGCTGTACCTGGTGGCCACCGCGATGGGGCTGGCGCCGTGCGGCCTGGGCTCGGGCGACACCGACGCGGCGGCCAGGGCGCTCGGGCTGGACTGGACGACCGAGTCCTCGGTGGGCGAGTTCCTGATCGGCAGCCGCCCGGCGGACGTGCCGACCGTGGCCACCGGCTTCGCCGATGTGGTGGGCGAACTGCGGGGGGTGTCGCGCTGA
- a CDS encoding response regulator transcription factor → MTTALDRPLRPAPPITTARPAPPITTARPAPTRILLADGHQLFRSGLGALLDRENDLAVVAETGSGEEAAAEAASTRPAVAVVDLDVPGPGGLATARLIRDGSPDTAVLLLTGLPRTTDLQRALADGVAGVLLKTVAPGPLISAVRELARGGRVYDPSLVVDVVRTGGTTLTPRELTVLGHIAEGSTIGEVAATLSLSQGTVRNYVSAVIAKTRARNRCDAIRIARERGWL, encoded by the coding sequence ATGACCACCGCCCTGGACCGCCCGCTCCGCCCCGCGCCGCCGATCACCACAGCCCGCCCCGCGCCGCCGATCACCACAGCCCGCCCCGCACCCACCCGGATCCTGCTGGCCGACGGGCATCAGCTGTTCCGCTCCGGCCTGGGCGCTCTGCTCGACCGGGAGAACGATCTCGCCGTGGTCGCGGAGACCGGCAGCGGGGAGGAGGCCGCCGCCGAGGCGGCGAGCACCAGGCCCGCCGTCGCCGTGGTCGACCTGGACGTGCCCGGGCCCGGCGGCCTGGCCACCGCACGGCTGATCCGGGACGGGTCGCCGGACACCGCCGTGCTGCTGCTGACCGGACTCCCGAGGACCACGGACCTCCAGCGGGCGCTGGCGGACGGCGTGGCGGGCGTCCTGCTCAAGACCGTGGCGCCCGGGCCGCTGATCTCCGCGGTGCGCGAACTCGCCCGCGGCGGAAGGGTCTACGACCCCAGCCTGGTGGTGGACGTGGTGCGCACCGGTGGTACGACGCTGACCCCGAGGGAGCTGACCGTGCTGGGGCACATCGCCGAGGGCAGCACCATCGGCGAGGTCGCCGCCACCCTCTCGCTCTCCCAGGGCACGGTCCGCAACTACGTCTCCGCCGTGATCGCCAAGACCCGGGCCCGCAACCGCTGCGACGCGATCCGGATCGCCCGAGAGCGCGGCTGGCTCTGA
- a CDS encoding LuxR C-terminal-related transcriptional regulator, producing MTGARPVGLDAFGEAVYRTMLLHPDYDTRAIADQLASTEAEVRSALDRLADLALTRPTGSADRWRAVNPEQGLAALLALQEAEAARRQQEIERSRAAMAGLIAEYASAHAPANQPGIELLGSLDQVRDRLTELATEAAAEVLSFAPGGPQPAQVMEASRALDQESLERGVRMRTVYQDSVRNDPATVQYARWLHGLGGSVRTVPTLPLRMILVDNATAIVPIDPEDPRKGAVLLHSPGVIAALRALFDQVWDQARPLGETVQRNPHGLTAQERQLLRLLAEGLTDERAGQRLGVSLRTVRRMMADLMVRMDARSRFQAGIQVAALGWLGGAEGVLK from the coding sequence GTGACCGGAGCGCGACCTGTCGGCCTGGACGCATTCGGTGAAGCGGTCTACCGCACCATGCTCCTGCACCCGGACTACGACACCCGCGCCATAGCGGACCAACTGGCCAGCACCGAGGCCGAGGTGCGCTCGGCGCTGGACCGTCTGGCGGACCTCGCACTGACCCGGCCGACCGGCAGCGCCGACCGCTGGCGGGCCGTCAACCCGGAGCAGGGCCTGGCGGCACTGCTGGCCCTCCAGGAGGCGGAAGCCGCCCGCCGCCAGCAGGAGATCGAGCGCAGCCGCGCCGCGATGGCCGGCCTGATCGCCGAGTACGCCAGCGCCCACGCCCCGGCCAACCAGCCCGGCATCGAGTTGCTCGGCAGCCTGGACCAGGTGCGCGACCGGCTCACCGAGCTTGCCACCGAGGCCGCCGCCGAGGTGCTCTCCTTCGCACCGGGCGGCCCGCAGCCGGCCCAGGTGATGGAGGCCAGCCGCGCCCTGGACCAGGAGTCCCTCGAACGCGGCGTGCGGATGCGTACGGTCTACCAGGACAGCGTCCGCAACGACCCTGCCACCGTCCAGTACGCCCGCTGGCTGCACGGCCTCGGCGGCAGCGTCCGGACGGTACCCACCCTCCCGCTGCGGATGATCCTGGTCGACAACGCCACCGCGATCGTCCCGATCGACCCCGAGGACCCGCGCAAGGGCGCCGTCCTGCTGCACAGTCCGGGCGTGATCGCCGCCCTGCGTGCCCTCTTCGACCAGGTCTGGGATCAGGCCAGACCCCTCGGTGAGACCGTCCAGCGAAACCCGCACGGTCTCACCGCCCAGGAACGCCAGCTGCTGCGCCTGCTCGCCGAAGGGCTGACCGACGAGCGCGCCGGGCAGCGGCTCGGGGTCTCGCTGCGCACCGTGCGCCGCATGATGGCCGACCTGATGGTCCGGATGGACGCCCGCAGCCGCTTCCAGGCGGGCATCCAGGTCGCCGCGCTCGGCTGGCTCGGCGGAGCCGAGGGCGTGCTCAAGTAG
- a CDS encoding Fpg/Nei family DNA glycosylase — translation MPELPEVQALAERMTADCAGRTIDHVDVLSIQVLKTFDPPVSALHGQAVEGVGRYGKFLDLRTVDGLHLVVHLARAGWIRHRASFTVRKPSAGRGPLALRIVLDDGTGFDVTEQGTTKRLAAYVVRDPQLIPGVARLGTDPLSDAFTPEVLAELASTARRRLKTFLTDQAVLAGIGNAYSDEILHAARLSPYAMASALTEGQGARLFTAVRETLGSALEHARTATADALKAEKKAGLAVHGRAGEACPRCGDTVRSVVFADKSLQYCPTCQTGGRVLADRRLSRLLK, via the coding sequence GTGCCGGAGCTGCCCGAGGTCCAAGCCCTGGCCGAGCGCATGACCGCAGACTGCGCCGGCCGCACCATCGACCACGTCGACGTGCTCTCCATCCAGGTCCTCAAGACCTTCGACCCGCCGGTGAGCGCCCTCCACGGCCAAGCCGTCGAGGGCGTCGGCCGGTACGGGAAGTTCCTCGACCTGCGGACCGTCGACGGCCTCCACCTGGTGGTGCACCTGGCCCGGGCGGGGTGGATCCGGCACCGCGCCTCCTTCACGGTCCGCAAGCCCAGCGCGGGGCGGGGGCCGCTGGCCCTGCGGATCGTCCTCGACGACGGCACCGGCTTCGACGTCACCGAGCAGGGCACCACCAAGCGGCTGGCCGCGTACGTGGTCCGCGACCCGCAGCTGATCCCGGGCGTCGCCCGGCTGGGTACGGACCCGCTGTCCGACGCCTTCACCCCGGAGGTGCTCGCCGAACTGGCCTCCACGGCCCGCCGGCGGCTGAAGACCTTCCTCACCGACCAGGCCGTCCTGGCCGGGATCGGCAACGCCTACTCGGACGAGATCCTGCACGCGGCCAGGCTCTCGCCGTACGCGATGGCCTCGGCCCTCACCGAGGGACAGGGCGCCCGGCTGTTCACCGCCGTCCGGGAGACGCTCGGCTCCGCGCTGGAGCATGCCAGGACCGCTACGGCCGACGCGCTCAAGGCCGAGAAGAAGGCGGGCCTCGCCGTGCACGGCCGGGCCGGCGAGGCCTGCCCGCGCTGCGGGGACACCGTCCGGTCCGTCGTCTTCGCGGACAAGTCGCTCCAGTACTGCCCGACCTGCCAGACCGGCGGCCGTGTGCTGGCCGACCGCAGGCTGTCACGCCTGCTGAAGTGA
- a CDS encoding LacI family DNA-binding transcriptional regulator, with translation MTRLPAAHRPATLEDVARVAGVSRSTVSRVVNGVRNVDPAIQETVRQAVAATGYVPNSAARSLVTRRAGAVTLVVSGACGDGPELFTDPFFGRVVSGVLTTLRPLGVHPVLMLADDDGARDQVVAYLRQGNADGALLVSTHAEDPLPALLLQAGLPAVLFGRPARPLPLGYVDLANQDGARLAADHLAARGRRRVVTIAGPSTLPAGQDRLAGFREAMARHGHPYVPCAEGDFTRVGGEQAMQRLLTEHPELDGVFAANDLMAQGALGALQDHGRRVPEDVAVVGFDDSSAATAGRPRLTTVRQPVEAMAAEMTRILLDHVSDPDRRPASVIFEPELVVRESA, from the coding sequence ATGACCCGCCTGCCTGCGGCCCACCGGCCCGCCACCCTGGAGGACGTCGCCAGGGTGGCCGGAGTGTCCCGCTCCACGGTCTCCCGGGTCGTCAACGGCGTCCGCAACGTCGACCCCGCCATCCAGGAGACCGTACGGCAGGCCGTCGCCGCGACCGGCTACGTCCCGAACAGCGCCGCCCGCTCGCTGGTCACCCGGCGAGCGGGCGCCGTCACCCTGGTGGTCTCGGGGGCGTGCGGGGACGGGCCCGAGCTGTTCACCGACCCCTTCTTCGGACGGGTGGTCAGCGGCGTCCTCACCACGCTCCGGCCGCTCGGCGTGCACCCCGTCCTGATGCTCGCCGACGACGACGGCGCCCGGGACCAGGTGGTGGCCTACCTGCGCCAGGGCAACGCCGACGGGGCGCTGCTCGTCTCCACCCACGCCGAGGACCCGCTGCCCGCCCTGCTCCTCCAGGCCGGGCTGCCCGCCGTGCTCTTCGGCCGCCCGGCCCGTCCCCTGCCCCTCGGTTACGTCGACCTCGCCAACCAGGACGGCGCGCGGCTGGCCGCGGACCACCTGGCCGCCCGGGGCCGCCGCCGGGTGGTGACGATCGCCGGACCGTCCACCCTGCCGGCCGGCCAGGACCGGCTGGCCGGGTTCCGCGAGGCCATGGCCCGCCACGGGCACCCCTATGTCCCGTGCGCCGAGGGCGACTTCACGCGCGTAGGCGGAGAGCAGGCGATGCAGCGGCTGCTCACCGAGCACCCGGAGCTGGACGGTGTCTTCGCCGCCAACGATCTGATGGCCCAGGGCGCGCTGGGCGCGCTGCAGGACCACGGCCGCCGGGTGCCGGAGGATGTCGCGGTGGTCGGCTTCGACGACAGCAGTGCGGCCACCGCGGGCCGGCCCCGGCTGACCACCGTCCGCCAGCCGGTCGAGGCGATGGCCGCCGAGATGACCCGGATCCTGCTCGACCACGTCTCGGACCCGGACCGCCGCCCGGCCTCGGTCATCTTCGAGCCCGAGCTGGTCGTCCGGGAGTCCGCCTGA